A portion of the Sulfurospirillum diekertiae genome contains these proteins:
- a CDS encoding DNA-directed RNA polymerase subunit alpha, with protein sequence MKKINTSAYMPTEIEVENIAANKVQISAYPFESGFAVTLAHPLRRLLLSSTVGSAPTAVKIEGVTHEFDSMRGMLEDVALFIINLKNIRFKIKGDEKRVEVNYSFTGPKEIKGSDLANAQIEIVTPDAYLATINEDAEFNFSLILEKGIGYVPSENIRGLVGEDYIALDAFFTPVKRAVYDIENVLVEDNPNYEKIVFTIETDGLVSPIEAFKNSLEAMYAQMSVFNGILDIAVAPKSESSNESVELGKLLQSIEELNLSARSFNCLDRAEVKYIGELTLMSELELKNLKNLGKKSLEEIRQVMEESGYPVGYNFSDDTASLLKKKIEDLKSEANEG encoded by the coding sequence ATGAAAAAAATCAATACATCAGCTTACATGCCAACTGAAATTGAGGTAGAAAATATTGCTGCAAATAAGGTTCAAATTAGTGCATACCCATTTGAATCTGGTTTTGCGGTAACATTAGCACATCCTTTACGTAGATTGCTTTTAAGTAGCACAGTAGGATCTGCACCAACGGCTGTAAAGATTGAAGGCGTAACCCATGAATTCGATAGCATGCGTGGTATGCTTGAAGATGTTGCTCTTTTCATCATTAATCTTAAAAATATTCGTTTCAAAATCAAAGGTGATGAGAAACGTGTAGAGGTTAACTACTCATTTACTGGACCAAAAGAGATTAAAGGAAGTGACTTAGCAAATGCACAAATTGAGATTGTTACGCCAGACGCATATTTGGCAACAATTAATGAAGATGCAGAATTTAACTTTTCTTTGATTCTCGAAAAAGGAATCGGCTATGTTCCAAGTGAGAACATTAGAGGTTTAGTCGGAGAAGATTATATCGCACTTGATGCTTTCTTTACACCCGTAAAAAGAGCAGTTTACGATATTGAGAATGTTTTGGTTGAAGACAATCCTAATTACGAAAAAATTGTTTTCACAATCGAAACAGATGGACTTGTTTCTCCAATCGAAGCTTTTAAAAATTCACTTGAAGCGATGTATGCACAGATGTCAGTATTTAATGGCATTTTAGATATTGCAGTGGCTCCAAAGAGTGAGAGTTCTAATGAGAGTGTAGAGCTCGGAAAGCTATTACAGAGTATTGAAGAGTTAAATCTGAGTGCTCGTAGCTTCAACTGCTTAGATAGAGCAGAGGTTAAATATATTGGTGAGCTTACTCTGATGAGTGAGTTAGAACTCAAAAACCTTAAAAATCTAGGTAAAAAATCGTTAGAAGAGATCAGACAAGTTATGGAAGAGAGTGGTTATCCTGTCGGATATAATTTCTCTGACGATACGGCAAGTTTGCTCAAGAAAAAAATTGAAGATTTAAAATCTGAAGCCAACGAGGGTTAA
- the rpsD gene encoding 30S ribosomal protein S4, with amino-acid sequence MARYRGPVEKLERRLGVSLALKGERRLAGKSALDKRPYAPGQHGQRRSKISEYGLQLREKQKAKFMYGVSEKQFRRIFDEAARREGNTGINLVLLIERRLDNVVYRMGFATTRRFARQLVTHGHILVNGSRVDIPSFVVRAGDKVEVCEKSKNNPQVKRALELTQQTGIAPWVDVEREKAMGIFTRIPEREEVVIPVEERLIVELYSK; translated from the coding sequence ATGGCGAGATATAGAGGACCAGTCGAAAAGCTCGAGAGAAGACTCGGTGTTAGCTTAGCCCTTAAAGGTGAGCGCAGACTTGCTGGTAAAAGCGCATTAGATAAGCGACCATATGCACCAGGTCAGCATGGACAAAGAAGATCAAAAATTAGTGAGTATGGACTCCAATTAAGAGAGAAACAAAAAGCTAAATTTATGTATGGAGTTTCTGAAAAACAATTCAGACGTATTTTTGACGAAGCAGCAAGAAGAGAAGGAAATACAGGTATTAACCTTGTACTCCTTATTGAAAGAAGACTTGATAACGTTGTTTACCGTATGGGTTTTGCAACAACAAGAAGATTTGCACGTCAATTAGTCACACATGGACATATTTTGGTAAATGGCAGCAGAGTTGACATTCCTTCATTTGTAGTACGTGCAGGTGACAAAGTAGAAGTTTGTGAGAAATCTAAAAATAACCCACAAGTGAAAAGAGCTCTTGAACTAACACAACAAACTGGTATTGCGCCATGGGTTGATGTTGAGAGAGAAAAAGCAATGGGTATTTTTACACGTATTCCAGAGAGAGAAGAAGTAGTTATTCCGGTTGAAGAAAGATTAATCGTTGAGCTATACTCTAAATAA
- the rpsK gene encoding 30S ribosomal protein S11: protein MAKRKVVRKKVVKKNIAKGIIYISATFNNTVVTVTDEMGNVIAWSSAGSLGFKGSKKSTPYAAQQAVEDALTKAKEHGLKEIGIKVQGPGSGRETAVKSAGTTEGIKVSFLKDITPLPHNGCRPPKRRRV from the coding sequence ATGGCAAAAAGAAAAGTAGTACGTAAAAAAGTTGTTAAGAAAAATATTGCTAAAGGTATTATTTATATCTCTGCAACATTTAATAACACTGTCGTAACTGTAACTGATGAGATGGGGAATGTTATTGCTTGGAGCAGTGCCGGTAGCTTGGGCTTTAAGGGTAGTAAAAAATCTACTCCTTATGCAGCACAACAAGCCGTAGAAGATGCATTGACTAAAGCAAAAGAGCATGGACTCAAAGAAATCGGTATTAAAGTTCAAGGACCTGGAAGTGGTCGCGAGACAGCGGTAAAAAGTGCTGGTACAACAGAAGGTATTAAAGTGTCTTTCCTAAAAGATATTACGCCTCTTCCACACAATGGCTGTAGACCTCCAAAAAGAAGAAGAGTTTAA
- the rpsM gene encoding 30S ribosomal protein S13, translated as MARIAGVDLPMKKRVEYGLTYIYGIGLTSSRAILTATGISFDKRVHELSEDEVAAIRKEIQADFQVEGDLRKKVAMDIKALMDMGSYRGLRHRKGLPVRGQKTKTNARTRKGKKRTVGAKAK; from the coding sequence ATGGCAAGGATTGCAGGTGTAGACCTTCCAATGAAAAAGAGAGTAGAGTATGGTTTAACATACATCTACGGTATAGGTTTGACAAGTTCTAGAGCTATTTTAACAGCTACTGGGATTTCGTTTGATAAAAGAGTACATGAGCTAAGTGAAGATGAAGTTGCTGCCATTCGTAAAGAGATCCAAGCAGATTTCCAAGTAGAAGGTGACCTTCGTAAAAAAGTGGCTATGGATATTAAAGCTTTAATGGATATGGGAAGCTATAGAGGTCTTAGACACAGAAAAGGCTTACCAGTTCGTGGTCAGAAAACAAAAACGAATGCGCGTACCCGAAAAGGTAAAAAACGTACCGTTGGCGCAAAAGCTAAATAA
- the rpmJ gene encoding 50S ribosomal protein L36: MKVRPSVKKMCDKCKVIKRKGIVRVICVNPKHKQRQG; this comes from the coding sequence ATGAAAGTACGACCTTCTGTAAAGAAGATGTGCGATAAGTGCAAAGTGATTAAACGAAAAGGTATCGTTAGAGTCATTTGCGTAAATCCAAAACACAAACAGAGACAAGGATAA
- the infA gene encoding translation initiation factor IF-1, whose translation MAKDDVIEIDGKVIEALPNATFKVEVQNSHVILCHIAGKMRMHYIKIMPGDTVKVELTPYSLDKGRITYRYK comes from the coding sequence ATGGCAAAAGATGATGTGATTGAAATAGACGGTAAAGTGATCGAAGCACTTCCCAATGCAACCTTTAAAGTTGAAGTACAAAATAGCCATGTGATTTTATGTCATATTGCAGGAAAGATGAGAATGCATTATATTAAAATAATGCCAGGAGATACCGTCAAGGTTGAGTTAACACCGTATAGTTTAGATAAAGGGCGTATAACCTACAGGTATAAGTAA
- the map gene encoding type I methionyl aminopeptidase, with amino-acid sequence MAITIKKPQEIKKLSVANQIVAKTLDYLTCNIHPGISLKELNAMGESYIKSMGARAAFKGLYGFPAGVCTSVNEVIIHGIPTEYRLQEGDIIGLDIGTEIDGWYGDSAVTVGVGEISKSDESLIACAKDALYYAIDIIEPEMRFKELSYAIEQFILQKGYVPLRGFCGHGIGRKAHEEPELPNYLEGINPKSGPKIKNGMVFCIEPMICYKDGTPKILEDKWGVVSADGLRGSHYEHTVAIVDGKVEILSLS; translated from the coding sequence ATGGCAATTACTATTAAAAAACCGCAAGAGATCAAAAAGCTCTCGGTTGCAAACCAAATTGTTGCAAAAACATTAGACTATCTTACATGTAATATTCATCCAGGAATCAGTTTGAAAGAACTGAATGCCATGGGTGAGTCTTACATTAAAAGTATGGGAGCTCGTGCTGCCTTTAAAGGCCTTTATGGATTTCCTGCGGGGGTCTGCACGTCTGTTAATGAAGTAATTATTCATGGAATTCCGACAGAGTATCGTCTTCAGGAAGGGGATATCATCGGTCTTGATATTGGCACTGAAATTGATGGCTGGTATGGAGATTCTGCTGTAACAGTAGGAGTCGGTGAAATTTCAAAGAGTGATGAATCTTTAATCGCATGTGCTAAAGATGCGCTTTACTATGCCATTGATATTATTGAGCCGGAAATGCGCTTTAAAGAGTTGAGCTATGCTATTGAGCAATTTATTCTACAAAAAGGATATGTTCCTTTGCGTGGATTTTGTGGACATGGTATTGGTAGAAAAGCGCATGAAGAGCCAGAACTTCCTAATTATTTAGAAGGGATTAATCCTAAGAGTGGCCCTAAAATCAAAAATGGTATGGTATTCTGTATTGAGCCAATGATCTGCTATAAAGATGGTACACCAAAGATTTTAGAAGATAAATGGGGCGTAGTTTCTGCCGATGGGTTAAGAGGAAGCCACTATGAGCACACGGTTGCTATCGTAGATGGTAAAGTAGAAATTTTGTCTCTATCTTGA
- the secY gene encoding preprotein translocase subunit SecY, giving the protein MSQDLTKKILVTLGFILAYRILAYVPVPGVNLEVIKEFFDSNSSNALGMFNMFSGNAAQRLSIISLGIMPYITASIIMELLAATFPTLGKMKKERDGMVKYMQIIRYASIVITVVQAIGVSVGLGGLSGRAGESAIMIDMTTFTAIAAASMLTGTMLLMWIGEQITQRGIGNGISLIIFAGIVSGIPHAIGGTINLVNTGELNFLVVIGILAVILATVGSIIYVEMGERRVPISYSRKVVLQNQHKRIMNYVPIKMNLSGVIPPIFASAILMFPSTIMQASTNPIIQSIHDFLNPNSYVFNVLTFLFIIFFAYFYASIVFNAKDISENLKKQGGFIPGVRPGESTALFLNEVASRLTFWGSIYLGLISTLPWVLVKFMGVPFYFGGTAVLIVVQVALDTMRKIEAQMYMNKYETLSAVGL; this is encoded by the coding sequence ATGAGCCAAGATCTTACGAAGAAGATCTTAGTTACATTAGGTTTTATATTAGCATACAGGATACTGGCATATGTGCCAGTGCCTGGTGTTAACCTAGAAGTAATTAAAGAATTCTTCGACTCCAATAGTTCCAACGCACTTGGAATGTTTAATATGTTCAGCGGTAACGCTGCGCAACGCCTTAGTATTATATCGCTAGGTATTATGCCTTATATCACCGCATCCATTATTATGGAACTTCTTGCAGCAACTTTTCCAACACTTGGTAAAATGAAAAAAGAACGCGATGGTATGGTCAAATATATGCAGATCATTCGATATGCATCGATTGTTATTACGGTTGTACAAGCCATTGGTGTTTCCGTTGGTCTTGGAGGGCTTAGTGGTCGAGCGGGCGAGAGTGCTATTATGATCGATATGACTACCTTTACAGCCATTGCGGCTGCAAGTATGCTTACTGGAACCATGCTACTCATGTGGATTGGTGAACAGATTACGCAACGTGGTATTGGTAATGGTATCAGTTTGATTATTTTTGCAGGTATCGTTTCAGGTATCCCTCATGCAATTGGAGGAACCATTAACCTTGTAAATACAGGTGAATTGAATTTTCTTGTTGTTATTGGAATTTTAGCCGTTATTTTAGCGACAGTTGGCTCAATTATTTATGTTGAAATGGGTGAACGACGTGTTCCTATATCATATTCACGCAAAGTAGTGCTTCAAAATCAACATAAACGTATTATGAATTATGTTCCTATTAAAATGAACCTAAGTGGTGTTATTCCTCCTATTTTTGCGAGTGCAATTTTGATGTTTCCATCAACAATTATGCAAGCAAGTACAAATCCTATTATTCAATCGATCCATGATTTTTTGAATCCAAATAGTTATGTATTTAATGTATTAACATTCTTATTTATTATTTTCTTTGCTTATTTTTATGCATCCATTGTTTTTAATGCAAAAGATATCTCAGAAAATCTTAAAAAGCAAGGTGGCTTTATCCCAGGTGTTCGTCCAGGTGAGAGTACGGCACTTTTCTTAAATGAGGTAGCAAGTAGGCTAACTTTTTGGGGCTCTATTTATTTAGGTCTAATTTCAACACTTCCTTGGGTCTTAGTAAAATTCATGGGTGTTCCTTTTTATTTTGGTGGAACAGCAGTTTTGATTGTTGTGCAAGTAGCACTTGATACAATGCGTAAAATTGAGGCACAAATGTACATGAATAAATATGAAACATTGAGTGCAGTAGGACTTTAA
- the rplO gene encoding 50S ribosomal protein L15 — translation MALDNLTPAENSTKEIKRVGRGQGSGMGKTASRGNNGQKSRTGYKRKRGFEGGQQPLQRRLPKVGFTSKIEKPYVINIDRIKAVAELAEITVDAIRTVHKIASTVVKVKLIGANAKELAAKIKDENVIFTGMSK, via the coding sequence ATGGCATTAGATAATCTTACACCAGCAGAAAACTCTACCAAAGAGATCAAACGCGTAGGTCGTGGTCAAGGTAGTGGTATGGGTAAAACTGCGAGCCGTGGTAATAACGGTCAAAAATCTCGTACGGGTTATAAACGTAAAAGAGGTTTTGAAGGTGGTCAGCAACCACTTCAAAGAAGATTACCAAAAGTTGGTTTTACTTCTAAAATTGAAAAACCTTATGTTATTAATATCGATAGAATTAAAGCAGTTGCAGAACTTGCTGAAATTACTGTTGATGCAATTCGTACAGTACATAAAATTGCTAGTACAGTTGTGAAAGTAAAATTGATTGGAGCGAATGCAAAAGAACTTGCTGCTAAAATCAAAGACGAAAATGTCATTTTTACTGGAATGAGTAAATGA
- the rpsE gene encoding 30S ribosomal protein S5, with amino-acid sequence MEKYNREEFEEVIVNIGRVTKVVKGGRRFRFTALVVVGNKKGLVGFGFGKAKEVPDAIRKAVDDAFKNIVKVNIKGSTIAHDVEVKFNASRIILKPASDGTGVIAGGATRPVVELAGIKDILTKSLGSNNASNVVRATIKALSMIKS; translated from the coding sequence ATGGAAAAATACAACAGAGAAGAGTTTGAAGAAGTCATCGTTAACATTGGCCGCGTAACAAAAGTTGTTAAAGGCGGTAGACGTTTTAGATTTACAGCACTCGTTGTTGTTGGAAATAAAAAAGGTCTTGTTGGCTTTGGTTTTGGTAAAGCTAAAGAGGTTCCTGATGCTATTAGAAAAGCAGTTGATGATGCATTTAAAAACATTGTCAAAGTGAATATCAAAGGTTCAACAATCGCTCATGATGTTGAAGTTAAATTTAATGCAAGTCGTATTATTCTTAAACCAGCAAGTGACGGTACCGGCGTAATCGCTGGTGGTGCAACTCGCCCTGTTGTTGAGCTTGCAGGTATTAAAGATATTTTGACAAAGTCATTAGGTTCAAACAATGCTTCTAACGTGGTAAGAGCGACAATTAAAGCTCTTAGTATGATTAAAAGCTAA
- the rplR gene encoding 50S ribosomal protein L18 yields the protein MRANILKRKLALRVKRKKRVRADISGTAERPRISFFKSNRFIYAQAIDDISGVTLASVDGKKLGFNASKASATEVAKAFAETLKAKNLTKVVYDRNGYLYHGVVAAFADGLRANGIVL from the coding sequence ATGAGAGCAAATATTTTAAAACGAAAGCTTGCATTAAGAGTTAAGCGTAAAAAAAGAGTAAGAGCAGATATTTCTGGCACAGCTGAGAGACCAAGAATCTCTTTCTTTAAATCAAACAGATTTATCTATGCGCAAGCGATTGATGATATAAGTGGTGTTACTTTGGCAAGTGTAGATGGCAAAAAATTAGGTTTCAATGCTAGCAAAGCAAGTGCAACAGAAGTTGCAAAAGCTTTTGCAGAGACGCTCAAGGCTAAGAATTTGACTAAAGTTGTCTATGATAGAAATGGTTATTTGTATCATGGTGTAGTTGCTGCTTTTGCAGATGGCCTTAGAGCAAACGGCATAGTGCTATAA
- the rplF gene encoding 50S ribosomal protein L6 gives MSRIGKKPVKIPAGIDVSVNGNLVEFKKGSVQKVLDTKGNVDVNVQDGELVFISKGADRQSSAFWGTYRALGQNIVTGLTEGFKKQLEINGVGYRAAVSGNVLELQLGFSHPINYEFPKDIHIVVEKNVVTIQGDDKQVVGQIAAEIRSFRAPEPYKGKGVKYSDETIIRKAGKTSKK, from the coding sequence ATGTCTCGTATTGGTAAAAAACCTGTCAAGATACCTGCTGGCATTGATGTGTCAGTGAATGGTAATCTCGTTGAGTTTAAAAAAGGTAGTGTTCAAAAAGTATTGGATACTAAAGGAAATGTTGACGTAAATGTTCAAGATGGTGAGCTTGTATTTATTTCAAAAGGTGCTGATCGTCAGAGTAGCGCTTTTTGGGGAACATACCGTGCCCTTGGTCAAAATATTGTCACAGGTTTAACTGAAGGTTTTAAAAAGCAACTTGAGATTAACGGCGTTGGTTATAGAGCTGCCGTTAGTGGTAATGTTCTTGAACTTCAACTTGGATTTTCTCATCCAATCAATTATGAATTTCCAAAAGATATTCACATTGTAGTTGAAAAAAACGTGGTAACTATTCAAGGTGATGACAAGCAAGTAGTTGGTCAGATTGCTGCCGAAATTAGAAGTTTTAGAGCTCCAGAGCCTTACAAAGGTAAAGGTGTTAAATATTCTGATGAAACTATTATCCGTAAAGCCGGAAAAACTTCCAAGAAGTAA
- the rpsH gene encoding 30S ribosomal protein S8, with protein sequence MINDLVADSLTRIRNASMRKLDVTKLMHSKLVEAILVIFQNKGYIESFNVVEEGPKKFINVVLKYDARGTQVINEVKKISKPGRRVYKGRDEIKRFKNGYGTIVVSTSKGVLSNDDAHKAGLGGEVICSIW encoded by the coding sequence ATGATTAATGATCTAGTAGCAGATTCTTTAACAAGAATCAGAAATGCATCAATGAGAAAACTTGATGTCACAAAGTTAATGCATTCAAAACTGGTTGAAGCGATTTTAGTTATTTTCCAAAACAAAGGTTATATCGAAAGTTTTAACGTTGTTGAAGAAGGTCCTAAAAAATTTATCAATGTTGTTTTGAAGTATGACGCAAGAGGCACCCAAGTTATTAACGAAGTGAAAAAAATCTCAAAACCTGGACGTAGAGTCTATAAAGGTCGCGATGAGATTAAACGCTTCAAAAATGGTTATGGTACGATTGTCGTTAGTACATCAAAAGGTGTTCTCAGTAATGATGACGCTCACAAAGCAGGTCTTGGTGGCGAAGTTATCTGTAGTATTTGGTAA
- a CDS encoding type Z 30S ribosomal protein S14, giving the protein MAKKSMIAKAARKPKFQVRAYTRCQICGRPHSVYRDFGICRICLRKMANEGLIPGLKKASW; this is encoded by the coding sequence ATGGCTAAAAAATCGATGATTGCAAAGGCTGCGAGAAAGCCTAAGTTTCAAGTAAGAGCATACACACGATGTCAAATTTGTGGACGTCCACACTCTGTTTACAGAGATTTTGGTATCTGCAGAATTTGTCTTCGTAAAATGGCAAATGAGGGTCTTATTCCAGGCCTCAAAAAAGCAAGCTGGTAA
- the rplE gene encoding 50S ribosomal protein L5 translates to MNRLQEKFNAEVQPALVKEFNIANPMLSPKIEKIVISVGAGEEGKDTKLLQNIVDTISLIAGQKAVVANAKKSVAGFKVRAGYPVGVKVTLRKENMYVFLDKLISVALPRVKDFRGLPRVGFDGRANYNFGLNEQLMFPEVEYDNIMKTHGMNITVVTTASNDKEAFKLLELIGLPFAKGK, encoded by the coding sequence ATGAACAGATTGCAAGAGAAATTTAATGCTGAAGTTCAACCAGCATTAGTTAAAGAGTTTAACATTGCTAATCCTATGTTGTCACCTAAAATCGAAAAAATCGTTATTAGCGTTGGTGCTGGTGAAGAAGGTAAAGATACGAAGTTATTGCAAAATATCGTTGATACTATCTCTTTAATCGCTGGACAAAAAGCGGTTGTTGCGAATGCTAAAAAATCAGTTGCTGGTTTTAAAGTACGTGCTGGTTATCCAGTTGGTGTTAAAGTAACACTTCGTAAAGAGAATATGTATGTATTTTTGGACAAACTTATCTCTGTAGCACTTCCTAGAGTAAAAGATTTTAGAGGTCTTCCAAGAGTAGGGTTTGACGGACGTGCAAACTATAACTTTGGTCTTAATGAACAATTGATGTTCCCTGAAGTTGAGTATGATAACATCATGAAAACTCACGGAATGAATATTACAGTCGTAACAACTGCTAGCAATGATAAAGAGGCATTTAAACTTCTTGAACTCATTGGTTTGCCGTTCGCAAAAGGTAAATAA
- the rplX gene encoding 50S ribosomal protein L24, with product MATKMKIKKGDTVKVIAGDDKGKEAKVVQVLPKTSQVVVEGCKVVKKAIKPSESNPKGGFSNIEKPIHVSNVAKVEGK from the coding sequence ATGGCAACTAAGATGAAAATTAAAAAAGGCGATACTGTAAAAGTAATCGCAGGCGACGATAAAGGTAAAGAGGCAAAAGTTGTTCAAGTATTGCCAAAAACTTCACAAGTCGTTGTTGAAGGTTGCAAAGTAGTAAAAAAAGCCATTAAGCCAAGTGAGAGCAATCCTAAGGGTGGTTTTTCAAATATTGAGAAACCAATTCATGTCTCTAACGTAGCTAAAGTAGAGGGTAAATAA
- the rplN gene encoding 50S ribosomal protein L14, translating into MIQSFTRLAVADNSGAKEIMCIKVLGGSKRRYATVGDVIIASVKKALPSGKVKKGQVVKAVIVRTKKEIQRENGSLIRFDENAAVILDNKREPIGTRIFGPVGREVRYANFMKIVSLAPEVL; encoded by the coding sequence ATGATACAAAGTTTTACAAGATTAGCTGTTGCTGATAACAGTGGTGCTAAAGAAATCATGTGTATTAAAGTTCTTGGTGGTAGTAAACGTCGTTATGCAACGGTAGGTGATGTTATCATCGCTTCTGTCAAAAAAGCTTTACCAAGCGGTAAAGTGAAAAAAGGACAAGTTGTCAAAGCGGTTATCGTAAGAACAAAAAAAGAGATTCAAAGAGAAAATGGTTCATTGATTCGTTTTGATGAAAATGCTGCTGTTATTCTTGATAATAAAAGAGAGCCAATCGGTACAAGGATTTTCGGACCAGTTGGTCGTGAAGTTCGTTATGCTAACTTTATGAAAATCGTATCTTTGGCACCGGAGGTACTATAA
- the rpsQ gene encoding 30S ribosomal protein S17, producing the protein MALKREIQGVVVQKTGDKTITVLVERRVMHPRYRKFVKRFKKYLVHDESNQVKIGDTVSAIECRPLSKRKSFRLSAVVKVGVE; encoded by the coding sequence ATGGCTTTAAAACGAGAGATTCAAGGCGTAGTTGTTCAGAAAACTGGTGATAAAACTATCACCGTTTTGGTAGAGAGACGTGTAATGCACCCAAGATATCGCAAGTTCGTTAAACGTTTCAAAAAATACCTAGTCCATGACGAGAGCAACCAAGTAAAAATCGGCGACACAGTAAGCGCTATCGAGTGCAGACCACTTTCAAAAAGAAAGTCTTTTAGACTAAGCGCAGTTGTTAAAGTGGGAGTTGAATAA
- the rpmC gene encoding 50S ribosomal protein L29, producing MKYIDLNGKSASELLELLKEKKVLLFTLRQKLKTMQLTNPNEIKEVRRDIARINTAISAQNK from the coding sequence ATGAAGTATATTGATTTAAACGGCAAAAGCGCGTCAGAGCTTTTAGAGTTGTTAAAAGAGAAAAAGGTTCTTTTGTTTACATTAAGACAAAAGTTAAAAACAATGCAACTTACTAATCCAAATGAGATTAAAGAAGTTAGAAGAGATATCGCGCGTATTAATACGGCAATTTCTGCTCAAAACAAGTAG
- the rplP gene encoding 50S ribosomal protein L16: MLMPKRTKYKKQMKGRNRGEAHSGASISFGEIGLKAVEAGRIDSRQIEAARIAYTRHVKRQAKTWIRVFPDKPLTAKPIETRMGKGKGSVDKWVMNVKPGRIIFEMAGVPEELAREALTLAMHKLPFKTKIVTRESENEVY; the protein is encoded by the coding sequence ATGTTAATGCCTAAAAGAACGAAATATAAAAAGCAGATGAAAGGCCGCAATCGCGGTGAAGCCCATAGTGGTGCTTCAATCTCTTTTGGTGAAATCGGTCTCAAAGCTGTTGAAGCTGGACGTATTGATTCACGCCAAATTGAGGCTGCGAGGATTGCGTATACAAGACATGTTAAACGTCAAGCAAAGACTTGGATTCGTGTATTCCCAGACAAACCATTAACCGCTAAACCGATTGAAACACGTATGGGTAAAGGTAAAGGTTCTGTTGATAAGTGGGTTATGAATGTTAAGCCTGGTAGAATTATTTTTGAAATGGCAGGTGTACCTGAAGAGTTGGCGCGTGAAGCATTAACTCTTGCAATGCACAAATTGCCTTTTAAAACCAAGATTGTAACTCGAGAGAGCGAAAATGAAGTATATTGA
- the rpsC gene encoding 30S ribosomal protein S3, with protein MGQKVNPIGLRLGINRNWDSRWFPGKQTLATSIGEDYKIRTFLKKELYYAGVSQILIERTAKKLRVTVVAARPGIIIGKKGSDIEKLRVKLTKLIDKDVNVNIKEERRPQASAQLCAENVAMQLERRVAFRRAMKKVIQGAQKSGAKGIKISVSGRLGGAEMARTEWYLEGRVPLHTLRAKIDYGFAEAHTTYGVIGVKVWIFKGEVLVKGIVPEKEEASEKENSRKPRARKERGKN; from the coding sequence ATGGGTCAAAAAGTAAATCCGATTGGTTTAAGACTTGGTATTAATAGAAACTGGGATTCACGTTGGTTTCCAGGTAAGCAAACCTTAGCGACAAGCATTGGTGAAGATTACAAAATTAGAACATTTTTGAAAAAAGAGCTTTACTATGCAGGTGTCAGTCAAATTTTGATCGAACGTACTGCTAAAAAGCTTAGAGTTACAGTTGTTGCTGCACGTCCTGGTATCATTATTGGTAAAAAAGGCTCTGATATTGAAAAATTAAGAGTAAAACTTACTAAATTGATTGATAAAGACGTTAATGTCAACATTAAAGAAGAGAGACGTCCTCAAGCTTCAGCACAACTTTGTGCAGAAAATGTTGCAATGCAACTTGAGCGTCGTGTAGCCTTTAGAAGAGCAATGAAAAAAGTAATTCAAGGTGCACAAAAATCAGGTGCTAAAGGTATTAAAATTTCTGTTTCTGGACGTCTTGGTGGTGCTGAGATGGCAAGAACTGAATGGTATCTTGAAGGACGCGTTCCACTTCATACCCTTCGTGCAAAAATCGATTACGGTTTTGCTGAAGCACACACAACATACGGTGTGATTGGTGTTAAAGTATGGATCTTCAAAGGCGAGGTACTTGTTAAAGGTATCGTTCCAGAAAAAGAAGAAGCATCTGAAAAAGAGAATTCACGCAAGCCAAGAGCGCGTAAAGAGAGAGGTAAAAACTAA